One genomic segment of Arthrobacter sp. NicSoilB8 includes these proteins:
- a CDS encoding plasmid pRiA4b ORF-3 family protein produces the protein MGSTDKLEAGKLIRRETILEVRVELVHSKPSIWRQLEIRGSLALNQVHQVLQAAFDWEDAHLQVHTRRSLLTAAAHWRRDFRGPAVAPRAGM, from the coding sequence GTGGGCAGCACGGACAAGCTGGAAGCCGGCAAACTGATTCGCCGGGAGACGATCCTGGAGGTTCGCGTGGAGCTGGTCCACAGCAAGCCCTCCATTTGGCGTCAGTTGGAGATCCGCGGCTCCCTGGCTCTGAACCAGGTACACCAGGTCCTGCAGGCAGCCTTTGACTGGGAGGACGCGCACCTGCAGGTTCACACCAGACGATCCCTTCTCACCGCTGCGGCCCATTGGCGGCGAGATTTCCGAGGTCCTGCAGTGGCTCCCCGGGCGGGGATGTGA
- a CDS encoding transposase: MPASSVATVRHRLNRSGDRHLNRALHTVALSRLQHHEPTKAYSTKRERKGKTPREIKRCLKRAIAREIYRTLEAQARAVNHIQLTA, translated from the coding sequence ATCCCGGCCAGCAGTGTCGCGACCGTCCGCCACAGGCTCAACCGATCTGGCGATCGCCACCTGAACCGAGCACTCCACACCGTCGCGCTCTCACGGCTTCAACATCATGAGCCGACCAAGGCCTACTCAACCAAACGGGAACGGAAGGGAAAGACACCACGCGAGATCAAACGATGCCTCAAGCGGGCCATCGCACGCGAAATCTATCGCACCCTTGAAGCCCAGGCACGCGCAGTCAACCACATCCAACTCACGGCTTGA
- a CDS encoding transposase, which produces MSSWSPVSAWFHRNAGLISSLAAPGPCLITVLPHGEPARADANILAPRRENAMPMLSDEVDFVIGVDTHRDTNTAAVVDAKTGAALGDTQSATDALGYKRVLSFANRYSSTRRVWAIEGTGSYGSGLTTFLLERGEWVVEIDRPARPARRNGAKSDELDAVRAAREALSREYLAAPRARGDREAMRVLITARQGAVVARTKAIGQLKALIVNAPESLREQLRRGTTDQQLDRCSRLRTVPSHSVEHRATVRAVRAVARRALMPEAEAAEYETELEGLVVAACPELLAKPGVGVITAAQFLVSWSYSKTHPQRGGIRRPRRRRPHPGQQCRDRPPQAQPIWRSPPEPSTPHRRALTASTS; this is translated from the coding sequence ATGTCGTCGTGGTCGCCGGTATCGGCCTGGTTCCACCGAAACGCTGGCTTAATCAGCAGCTTGGCCGCCCCTGGGCCGTGCCTCATCACAGTCCTGCCGCATGGTGAACCTGCCCGGGCCGATGCCAACATATTGGCTCCACGAAGGGAAAACGCCATGCCAATGCTCTCAGATGAAGTCGATTTCGTCATCGGCGTCGACACCCACCGAGACACCAACACCGCGGCCGTCGTTGACGCGAAAACGGGTGCCGCGCTCGGGGATACCCAAAGCGCGACCGACGCCCTCGGATACAAACGCGTGCTCAGCTTCGCGAATCGCTATTCGTCTACTCGGCGGGTTTGGGCGATCGAGGGCACGGGAAGCTACGGCTCTGGCCTCACAACATTCCTTCTCGAACGCGGAGAGTGGGTCGTTGAGATCGACCGACCAGCCAGGCCAGCCCGCCGCAACGGGGCGAAGAGCGACGAACTCGATGCTGTCCGCGCCGCCCGCGAAGCGCTCTCCCGTGAGTATCTTGCCGCCCCTCGTGCCAGAGGAGACCGGGAAGCTATGCGAGTGCTCATTACGGCCAGGCAAGGCGCCGTCGTCGCGCGCACCAAAGCCATCGGCCAACTCAAAGCCCTGATCGTCAACGCCCCCGAGAGCCTACGCGAGCAGCTGCGTCGAGGCACTACCGATCAGCAGCTCGACCGGTGCTCCCGCCTGCGGACTGTGCCCAGTCACTCGGTAGAGCATCGGGCAACCGTGCGAGCCGTCCGCGCCGTCGCCCGCAGAGCACTTATGCCCGAGGCCGAAGCGGCCGAGTATGAGACCGAACTGGAGGGTCTGGTTGTCGCAGCCTGCCCGGAGCTTCTCGCCAAGCCCGGGGTCGGGGTGATCACGGCAGCACAATTCCTCGTGTCATGGTCCTACAGCAAAACGCATCCGCAACGAGGCGGCATTCGCCGCCCTCGCCGGCGTCGCCCCCATCCCGGCCAGCAGTGTCGCGACCGTCCGCCACAGGCTCAACCGATCTGGCGATCGCCACCTGAACCGAGCACTCCACACCGTCGCGCTCTCACGGCTTCAACATCATGA
- a CDS encoding GntR family transcriptional regulator, with translation MPETPNGRDDEVRAEHVYQLVLEGIVAGKYGQGSRLRERELSELYNVSRTPVREAIQRLEQDGFVKTFPYRGAVVRRLTVTDVNELFDVRLCLETFAARKAATRVAAGQPTGRLQELLEGTRDAIDGGRSDDVVRPSAEFHAEIVRLSGNRLLIESVKPLFGRMQWIFGLAQNRSNELQRDDHMELCNAILAGKPDLACSLAHSHIELRREPVLAALAQTLDP, from the coding sequence ATGCCTGAGACGCCGAACGGCCGCGACGACGAAGTGCGGGCCGAGCACGTCTACCAGCTGGTTCTCGAGGGGATCGTGGCTGGAAAATACGGGCAGGGGAGCAGGCTGCGCGAACGTGAACTGTCCGAGCTCTACAACGTCTCGAGAACCCCCGTCCGGGAGGCCATCCAGCGCCTCGAACAGGACGGTTTTGTGAAAACGTTCCCCTACAGGGGAGCCGTGGTGCGCAGGCTGACCGTTACCGATGTCAACGAACTCTTCGATGTGCGGCTGTGCCTGGAGACCTTCGCCGCCCGCAAAGCGGCCACCCGCGTTGCGGCAGGCCAGCCCACCGGGCGGCTGCAGGAACTCCTGGAAGGGACCCGGGACGCGATCGACGGCGGACGGAGCGACGACGTCGTGCGTCCTAGCGCGGAATTCCACGCCGAAATCGTGCGGCTCTCAGGCAACCGCCTGCTCATAGAATCGGTCAAACCGCTCTTCGGCCGCATGCAGTGGATCTTCGGGCTGGCCCAAAACCGCAGCAACGAGCTCCAGCGCGACGACCACATGGAACTGTGCAACGCCATCCTCGCCGGCAAGCCGGACCTGGCCTGTTCGCTCGCCCACTCCCACATCGAACTCCGCCGCGAGCCCGTGCTGGCAGCGTTGGCCCAGACGCTGGACCCCTAA
- a CDS encoding FadR/GntR family transcriptional regulator has protein sequence MALSTSPRQPLADEISGKLREMIRSGAWTLHGRIPPERELMAGLGVSRGTLREAIRALAHSGMLDVRRGDGTYVRAPNEFAGAARRAHLDHTQEHILEVRVGLETQAARLCARNATADDVAALRALLTESEDAWLARNYAGWARADWDFHARVAQASANPLLRELYVSFGNLVLKDLLAQHHRPDFDRLPPREGHGQLVDAIVARDGDAAAATVDRTERCAERLRTPAPSKDDRPSADVTNLQAECT, from the coding sequence ATGGCCCTTAGCACTTCACCTCGCCAGCCCCTCGCAGACGAAATCAGCGGCAAGCTTCGGGAAATGATCCGCTCCGGTGCGTGGACGTTGCACGGGCGTATCCCGCCTGAAAGGGAGCTGATGGCAGGACTTGGAGTTTCACGCGGGACTCTCCGCGAGGCAATCAGGGCTTTGGCCCACAGCGGCATGCTCGATGTGCGCCGCGGGGACGGGACCTATGTCCGCGCTCCGAACGAGTTCGCCGGCGCCGCCCGCCGTGCGCACCTGGACCACACGCAGGAGCACATCCTGGAAGTCAGAGTGGGACTGGAAACCCAGGCGGCGCGCCTGTGTGCTCGCAACGCAACGGCCGATGACGTGGCCGCACTGCGTGCCCTGCTCACCGAGAGTGAGGATGCCTGGCTTGCGCGCAACTACGCAGGCTGGGCCCGCGCTGACTGGGACTTCCATGCCCGCGTGGCCCAAGCGTCGGCCAATCCCCTGTTGCGCGAACTGTACGTCAGTTTCGGTAACCTCGTTCTGAAAGACTTACTGGCCCAGCATCACCGGCCAGATTTCGACAGGCTCCCGCCGCGTGAGGGCCACGGTCAGCTGGTGGACGCCATCGTGGCACGTGATGGCGACGCCGCCGCGGCCACTGTCGACAGAACCGAACGCTGTGCGGAGCGTCTGCGGACCCCCGCGCCCTCGAAGGACGATCGCCCATCAGCAGATGTAACCAATCTGCAGGCTGAGTGCACTTAG
- a CDS encoding ATP-binding protein: MQNPFKPTAGATPPALVGRAGLLDEFEYGLQQGSGAPGLLTIITGSRGIGKTVMLSAAEGIARAHGWAVISRTATPGFLAGVGDDMLALVEELGDGPPARKITAFSAAGFGLTTQLPPERVADWRRTGNELLRLLDAQGTGLVITIDEIHAVDRTEISQLAADVQHFIREGLPIGLIFAGLPSAVSNLLNEGVATFLRRADRINLHEAAITEVTASYSELFSQGGISISPSLINEAAEATEGYPFLIQLVGYYLWLEADKAGWKLDQSGVQHAIAAAQRRNTLVVLESALSDISDKDREFLDAMATQDGPSTAGQIGAILKSKPNVVSKYRNRLIAAGLIESAGYGKVDFAIPGLRQYLRQ; the protein is encoded by the coding sequence GTGCAGAACCCCTTCAAGCCGACGGCCGGAGCAACGCCCCCTGCATTGGTCGGGCGGGCCGGGCTTTTGGACGAGTTTGAGTATGGCCTGCAGCAGGGTTCCGGAGCCCCAGGGCTTCTGACCATCATCACGGGGTCCAGGGGCATCGGCAAAACAGTCATGTTGAGCGCGGCCGAAGGGATCGCCCGGGCTCACGGCTGGGCCGTCATCTCCCGGACAGCCACACCCGGGTTCCTGGCCGGAGTCGGCGACGACATGCTCGCTCTCGTCGAGGAGCTCGGGGACGGGCCTCCTGCCCGGAAAATTACAGCCTTCTCCGCGGCGGGGTTCGGACTGACAACCCAGCTTCCCCCGGAACGGGTAGCCGACTGGCGCCGCACCGGGAACGAACTGCTGCGTCTTCTGGACGCACAAGGCACAGGGCTGGTCATCACCATTGACGAGATTCATGCCGTCGACAGGACTGAGATCTCGCAACTGGCTGCCGACGTCCAGCACTTTATCCGCGAAGGGCTGCCTATCGGCCTGATCTTCGCCGGCTTGCCATCAGCGGTGTCCAACCTCCTCAACGAAGGCGTCGCCACCTTCCTGCGGCGCGCCGACAGGATTAATCTTCACGAAGCAGCCATCACCGAAGTCACCGCCTCCTACAGCGAGCTCTTCAGCCAGGGAGGCATCAGCATCTCCCCCAGCCTCATTAACGAAGCAGCCGAGGCCACCGAGGGGTATCCCTTCCTGATCCAACTGGTCGGCTACTACCTCTGGCTCGAAGCCGACAAAGCAGGATGGAAACTGGACCAGAGCGGCGTTCAGCATGCGATCGCTGCCGCCCAAAGGCGGAACACCCTAGTGGTCCTCGAGTCGGCGCTGTCGGACATTTCTGACAAAGACCGCGAGTTCCTCGACGCGATGGCCACTCAGGATGGTCCCTCTACCGCCGGTCAGATCGGCGCCATCCTCAAGTCCAAGCCCAACGTCGTATCCAAGTACCGCAACAGGCTCATCGCCGCGGGCCTAATCGAGTCCGCAGGCTACGGCAAAGTGGACTTCGCAATCCCCGGACTCCGCCAATACCTCCGCCAATAG
- a CDS encoding IS30 family transposase gives MNRRRTLNCVSDGRKVSHYDGLARSLQHLSDWELQLVDMKRAKKSRGAPPKNAARAHYDQLMKQGMGNSEACRIVGISRSSGTRWRHGHTVVLKSGDIKKYAPISRQRRAVISARFLSESERITIADLLHARRSIRAIAMELGRSPSTVSREIRRNIHEPSGNYRPRTAQRSAERRRSRPRPGKIASNQELREFVREHLKQRWSPRQISNRLRADFPGQPEMHIVPETVYQALYGRGSLDLAVDPAVSLRSGRTGRRPRSRREHRTKRFPDMVMIRDRPAEVIGRSVPGHWEGDLIIGKGSSSAIATLVERTTRFIVLVHLAGNRGAENLRDRLAESMGSLPVHLRRSLTWDQGTEMACHQDFTRQTQIPVYFCDPASPWQRGSNENTNGLLEWSPKVGHRI, from the coding sequence ATGAACAGGAGGCGAACCTTGAACTGTGTCAGTGATGGTCGAAAAGTGAGCCACTATGACGGCTTGGCGCGGTCGTTGCAACACCTGAGTGATTGGGAGTTGCAATTGGTAGATATGAAAAGAGCGAAGAAGTCCCGGGGCGCCCCTCCGAAGAACGCTGCACGGGCTCACTATGATCAGCTGATGAAACAGGGAATGGGCAATTCTGAGGCCTGCCGGATCGTGGGTATTAGCCGTAGTTCCGGAACTCGCTGGCGGCACGGCCATACGGTCGTCTTGAAGTCCGGAGACATCAAGAAGTACGCTCCGATTTCGCGGCAGCGGCGTGCGGTAATCTCCGCCCGGTTTCTCTCCGAGTCGGAACGGATTACGATCGCGGACCTGTTGCATGCCCGGCGCAGCATCCGTGCCATTGCAATGGAGCTCGGGCGGAGTCCGTCGACCGTGAGCAGGGAGATCCGCCGGAACATTCATGAACCCTCCGGTAATTACCGACCGCGGACGGCTCAGCGCAGTGCAGAGCGCAGAAGGAGCCGTCCGCGGCCCGGGAAGATAGCCAGCAACCAGGAGCTGCGGGAGTTCGTGCGCGAACACCTGAAACAACGCTGGAGCCCCCGCCAGATCAGCAACCGTCTACGCGCGGATTTTCCGGGCCAACCGGAAATGCACATCGTGCCTGAGACCGTCTATCAGGCTCTGTACGGGCGCGGAAGCCTGGATCTGGCCGTGGACCCTGCTGTCTCGTTGAGGTCCGGACGGACCGGTCGCCGGCCACGCAGCCGGCGTGAGCACCGGACCAAGCGCTTCCCGGACATGGTCATGATCCGGGACAGGCCTGCAGAAGTGATCGGCAGATCAGTACCAGGGCATTGGGAGGGGGACTTAATCATTGGAAAGGGCAGCAGTTCGGCCATCGCCACACTGGTCGAACGGACCACGCGTTTCATCGTTCTTGTGCATCTGGCAGGCAACCGCGGGGCGGAGAATCTGCGCGACCGGCTGGCAGAATCGATGGGCAGCCTTCCGGTCCATCTGCGCCGTTCCCTGACTTGGGATCAGGGCACTGAAATGGCTTGCCACCAGGACTTCACGCGGCAGACGCAAATCCCGGTGTACTTCTGCGATCCGGCCAGCCCCTGGCAGCGCGGCTCGAATGAAAACACGAATGGCCTGCTGGAATGGTCCCCGAAAGTTGGACACCGAATCTAG
- a CDS encoding type II toxin-antitoxin system Phd/YefM family antitoxin: MSEMTVTDARSRLSEAVDTARVSHEPVYLLRRGRRVAALIDAEDLATLIEAAEDLEDLRAANAARTEMADTGEGPVPWEEVKAELGLA, translated from the coding sequence ATGAGCGAGATGACAGTGACGGACGCGCGGAGCCGGCTGTCCGAGGCGGTCGACACCGCCCGAGTGAGTCACGAACCGGTGTACCTGCTGCGCCGCGGCCGCCGCGTCGCGGCGCTGATTGACGCCGAAGACCTCGCCACGCTGATCGAGGCCGCCGAGGACCTGGAGGACCTCCGCGCGGCGAACGCGGCGCGGACCGAGATGGCGGACACCGGCGAAGGCCCGGTGCCCTGGGAGGAAGTCAAGGCGGAGCTGGGCCTGGCGTGA
- a CDS encoding AAA family ATPase, which produces MQITTLRVSNSQAFGSELTEIVLSNVTYVLGPNGAGKTAVLAALSRLFSPLSGQRKIQLSDFHIPKDRSAADVHLGEPELWIEVDIEFPEAGEDGQHASVPANFAHMRIDTEGSVPRVRVRLTAVLAPDGVIDEKIQYVLAADDDGKPTSTVDMNRFDRGSIEVHYLPARRDPADHISCTAASLIGRTLRAADWTAEKEKLKGLSEQVTDALGANAAVASLGAQLTAQWGGLHTGDYFKDPSHAFGRGDLEGVLRQLTVSFTPSPDDVALPFERLSDGQKSLLYISLVLAWQALSRKVLRREEASLDEHRLRPPVHTVIALEEPIEMSMSPRT; this is translated from the coding sequence ATGCAGATCACGACACTTCGTGTCTCCAATTCTCAGGCATTCGGTTCCGAACTGACTGAGATCGTCCTCTCTAACGTCACTTACGTCCTGGGGCCGAACGGCGCGGGCAAAACAGCGGTGCTCGCCGCCTTGTCGCGTCTGTTCAGTCCTCTTTCCGGTCAGCGCAAGATCCAGCTCAGTGACTTCCACATCCCGAAGGACCGCAGTGCCGCGGACGTTCACCTCGGAGAGCCTGAGCTGTGGATCGAAGTCGACATCGAATTCCCCGAAGCTGGTGAGGACGGACAACACGCATCGGTCCCGGCTAACTTTGCTCACATGCGAATTGACACTGAAGGCAGTGTCCCGCGCGTTCGAGTTCGCCTGACTGCAGTTCTTGCACCCGACGGCGTCATTGACGAGAAGATCCAGTACGTGCTCGCCGCCGATGATGACGGGAAGCCGACTTCAACCGTCGACATGAACCGCTTCGATCGCGGCAGCATCGAGGTACACTACCTGCCAGCGCGGCGCGACCCCGCTGATCACATCTCCTGCACCGCCGCTTCACTCATCGGCCGGACGCTCCGGGCTGCGGACTGGACCGCGGAAAAGGAGAAATTGAAGGGTCTGTCGGAGCAGGTTACCGACGCCCTGGGCGCAAACGCGGCAGTCGCCAGCCTCGGCGCGCAGCTGACCGCTCAGTGGGGCGGGCTGCACACCGGAGATTACTTCAAAGATCCGTCACACGCCTTCGGGCGCGGCGACCTCGAAGGAGTCCTCCGGCAGCTCACAGTTTCTTTCACGCCGTCTCCTGACGATGTGGCTCTTCCGTTCGAGCGGCTTTCTGACGGGCAGAAATCACTGCTCTATATATCGCTGGTCTTGGCGTGGCAGGCCCTCTCGCGAAAGGTGCTGAGGCGCGAAGAGGCTTCTCTCGACGAACATCGGCTGCGCCCGCCCGTTCACACCGTGATCGCGCTGGAGGAGCCTATCGAAATGAGCATGAGTCCCAGGACCTGA
- a CDS encoding IS3 family transposase (programmed frameshift) yields MPKPFPAEFRRDVVAVARKHEAPISQIAKDFGISEATLHNWLKKADVEDGVRPGVTEKEAAELRDARKRIRLLEQENEILRRAAAFFARELPPKMKFPLVLDLAADGIPVAVACRVLGFSKQAFYEWKRSPVSERDWSDAHLINAAVDVHRDDPGFGYRFIADELEDQGFSAGENRVARLCSSQRIWSVFAKKRGLTRKAGPPVHDDHVRRDFTATAPDRLWLTDITEHWTDEGKLYLCAIKDVYSNRIVGYSIDSRMKASLAVSALHNAIALREPEGTVIHSDRGSQFRSNAFVRTLKGNRLTGSMGRVGACADNAAMESFFSLLQKNVLDSQRWSTRADLRLAIVTWIEKTYHRKRRQRRLGRLTPVEFETINSGLKAA; encoded by the exons ATGCCCAAGCCTTTCCCCGCTGAGTTCCGCCGTGACGTGGTCGCCGTGGCACGCAAGCACGAAGCCCCGATCTCACAGATCGCTAAAGACTTCGGGATTTCCGAAGCGACCCTGCACAACTGGCTCAAGAAAGCCGACGTCGAGGACGGCGTCCGCCCCGGAGTGACGGAGAAGGAAGCGGCAGAACTCAGGGATGCCAGGAAGCGGATCCGGCTGCTGGAGCAGGAGAACGAGATTCTGCGCCGGGCAGCGGCCTTCTTCGCCCGGGAGCTGC CCCCCAAAATGAAGTTTCCGCTGGTCCTTGACCTTGCCGCGGACGGAATTCCCGTCGCGGTGGCCTGCCGGGTGCTGGGTTTCTCCAAACAGGCCTTCTACGAATGGAAGAGAAGTCCCGTCTCCGAGCGCGACTGGTCAGATGCCCACCTGATCAACGCGGCGGTGGACGTCCACCGGGACGATCCGGGGTTCGGGTACCGGTTTATCGCCGACGAGCTCGAAGACCAGGGTTTCAGCGCCGGAGAGAACCGGGTCGCACGGCTGTGCAGCAGCCAGCGGATCTGGTCTGTCTTCGCCAAGAAGCGCGGCCTGACCCGCAAGGCCGGCCCGCCCGTGCACGATGACCACGTCCGGCGGGACTTCACAGCAACGGCACCGGATCGGCTGTGGCTCACGGACATCACCGAGCACTGGACCGACGAGGGCAAGCTCTACCTGTGCGCCATCAAAGACGTCTACTCCAACCGGATCGTGGGTTACTCCATCGATTCCCGGATGAAGGCGTCCCTGGCAGTCTCGGCCCTGCACAACGCAATAGCGCTCCGGGAGCCGGAGGGAACCGTGATCCATAGTGACCGCGGCTCCCAATTCCGCTCAAACGCCTTCGTGCGGACGTTGAAGGGCAACCGGCTCACAGGATCGATGGGACGGGTCGGCGCGTGCGCCGATAACGCCGCCATGGAATCCTTCTTCTCGCTCCTGCAGAAGAACGTTCTGGACAGCCAGCGATGGTCCACAAGGGCGGACCTGCGCCTGGCCATCGTGACGTGGATCGAGAAAACGTACCACCGGAAACGCCGCCAGCGGCGCCTCGGACGGCTAACACCGGTCGAGTTTGAGACAATCAATAGCGGCCTCAAAGCCGCCTAG
- a CDS encoding plasmid pRiA4b ORF-3 family protein, producing the protein MEDPVAEMTDGADSILEVRVRLPECDPEIWRVLELAGSLSLGQIHEVLQAAFGWEDAHLHRFIASDPFARLRPVDGEIVEPPQWLPAEWCEEPTDLAEEECSLDQLFAAESESAFYEYDFGDSWLHRLELVTRRLRNETDPLARLVAGARRGPLEDSGGFPGYGEILDVLADPAHPDHAEVLEWVAGVTSTDELYDPDFLDVDAVNRALADRSKAVWQRCT; encoded by the coding sequence ATGGAAGACCCTGTAGCCGAGATGACGGACGGTGCGGACTCGATTTTGGAGGTCCGTGTGCGCCTTCCGGAATGCGATCCCGAGATATGGCGCGTGCTGGAGCTGGCTGGTTCGTTGTCGTTGGGGCAGATCCACGAGGTCCTGCAGGCGGCGTTTGGGTGGGAGGATGCGCATTTGCACCGGTTTATCGCCAGCGATCCCTTCGCGCGCCTGCGGCCTGTTGACGGGGAAATCGTCGAGCCCCCGCAGTGGCTCCCGGCGGAGTGGTGCGAGGAGCCCACCGATCTGGCCGAGGAGGAGTGTTCGCTGGACCAGCTTTTCGCTGCGGAATCAGAGTCCGCGTTCTATGAGTACGACTTCGGCGACAGCTGGCTTCACCGGCTTGAGCTGGTCACCCGCCGGCTGCGGAACGAAACCGACCCGCTGGCGCGGCTGGTCGCCGGCGCCCGGCGCGGCCCGCTGGAGGATTCGGGTGGTTTCCCGGGGTATGGGGAGATTCTGGACGTCCTTGCCGATCCTGCCCACCCGGATCACGCCGAAGTATTGGAATGGGTGGCCGGGGTCACCAGCACGGATGAACTCTACGATCCCGATTTTCTGGACGTCGATGCGGTGAACCGGGCCCTCGCCGACCGCTCCAAGGCAGTTTGGCAGCGCTGCACATGA
- a CDS encoding type II toxin-antitoxin system RelE/ParE family toxin, whose amino-acid sequence MSYVVQVAPAAMRQLRKLPPDARRRIQAAIELLAETPRPPGAKKLAGSSGDWRVRTGDYRIIYEIRDAELIVLVVAMGHRRDIYQH is encoded by the coding sequence GTGAGCTATGTCGTGCAGGTCGCGCCAGCGGCGATGCGGCAGTTGCGCAAACTCCCGCCCGACGCCCGCCGGCGGATCCAGGCCGCCATCGAACTGCTCGCCGAAACACCCCGCCCTCCAGGGGCGAAGAAGCTCGCCGGAAGCAGCGGCGACTGGCGCGTCCGCACCGGCGATTACCGGATCATCTACGAGATCCGGGACGCTGAGCTGATCGTCCTGGTTGTCGCAATGGGCCACCGGCGGGACATCTACCAGCACTAG
- a CDS encoding IclR family transcriptional regulator, which translates to METEQKQSGAARVMAVLEALSSGDAAEFPDGMTVSDVSRALGRDKSVVSRQLKSLLETGLVARDPEGRYELSWRLFALALRAGDQRLTKMAVPMMFRLTAVIRERSYLTVFSDGEVLTVHTESSHRSIEAVGWAGRTVPLNRSSSGMALLMDYEDDQILEIVRRGQDGLGTHAAREYLAHVREARETGYTVANRIFDPELIGVGAPVRDHSGRIIAAVNISGPDTRVEPNILVVAGQILSMVRAVQQSLSPGTRVFGYHTRT; encoded by the coding sequence ATGGAGACGGAGCAGAAACAGAGCGGCGCGGCGAGAGTCATGGCAGTTCTTGAAGCGCTCAGCTCTGGCGATGCGGCTGAGTTCCCCGACGGAATGACCGTTTCCGATGTTTCGCGTGCGTTGGGCCGCGACAAATCCGTCGTATCCCGCCAGCTCAAGAGCCTGCTGGAAACCGGGCTGGTGGCCCGTGATCCAGAGGGCCGATATGAGCTGAGCTGGCGCTTGTTTGCGCTGGCTCTGCGGGCCGGTGATCAGCGCCTGACTAAGATGGCCGTGCCAATGATGTTCCGGCTTACTGCGGTGATTCGCGAACGCAGCTATCTGACAGTGTTCAGTGATGGCGAGGTCCTGACGGTACACACCGAAAGTTCCCACCGGTCCATCGAGGCAGTCGGATGGGCAGGGCGTACGGTACCCCTGAACCGAAGTTCAAGCGGGATGGCGCTGTTGATGGACTACGAGGATGATCAGATCCTCGAGATCGTCCGCAGAGGCCAAGACGGCCTCGGAACCCATGCAGCACGGGAGTATCTGGCTCACGTCCGGGAAGCCCGGGAAACTGGTTACACAGTAGCTAACCGGATTTTTGACCCCGAGCTCATCGGCGTCGGCGCACCAGTGCGTGACCATTCAGGACGCATTATAGCCGCCGTGAACATTTCTGGACCAGACACTCGAGTAGAACCTAACATCCTCGTCGTCGCGGGACAGATACTCTCTATGGTCCGAGCTGTTCAGCAGTCGCTCTCGCCAGGGACGCGTGTCTTCGGCTACCACACAAGGACATGA
- a CDS encoding plasmid pRiA4b ORF-3 family protein encodes MTGRTRTCRFTPDDPFSPLRPIGGEISEVLQWLPGRGCEEPEDRPEEECTLEQLLALGSGTAFYEYDFGDCWLHRLELVSRRPATSDAPPARLVGGARRGPLEDSGGLPGYEEIMDALADPSHPDHAEHTAWVAEMTGSDEPFDPASLDIPAVNRALAEQF; translated from the coding sequence TTGACTGGGAGGACGCGCACCTGCAGGTTCACACCAGACGATCCCTTCTCACCGCTGCGGCCCATTGGCGGCGAGATTTCCGAGGTCCTGCAGTGGCTCCCCGGGCGGGGATGTGAAGAACCGGAGGACAGGCCCGAGGAGGAGTGCACCCTGGAGCAGCTGCTCGCCCTCGGCTCTGGCACAGCTTTCTACGAATACGACTTCGGCGACTGCTGGCTTCACCGGCTCGAACTGGTTTCCCGCCGGCCAGCAACCAGCGATGCTCCGCCGGCCCGGCTGGTCGGCGGCGCACGGCGCGGCCCCTTGGAAGACTCCGGCGGATTACCCGGATACGAGGAAATCATGGACGCCTTGGCCGACCCGTCCCATCCTGACCACGCCGAACACACCGCATGGGTCGCCGAAATGACCGGATCCGACGAGCCTTTTGATCCCGCCTCCCTGGACATCCCCGCAGTGAACCGGGCTCTGGCTGAGCAGTTCTAA